One window of the Eucalyptus grandis isolate ANBG69807.140 chromosome 8, ASM1654582v1, whole genome shotgun sequence genome contains the following:
- the LOC104456992 gene encoding (-)-kolavenyl diphosphate synthase TPS28, chloroplastic-like, whose product MLGSMTDGEISISAYDTAWVALVEDVSGSGSPQFPEALRWIVDNQLPDGSWGDDLIFSPHDRIINTLACVVALKYWKIHPDKCEKGMTFFRDNISKLGEEDSEHMPIGFEVAFPSLIETARKLEIKICDDSPVLQEIYAKRNLKLNKIPKDIMHQVPTTLLHSLEGMEGLNWEKLLKLQSADGSFLFSPSSTAFALMQTKDANCLDYLSRAVQRFNGGVPNVYPVDLFEHLWAVDRLQRLGVSRYFKDEIKGCMSYVQRYWSEKGICWARNSRISDIDDTAMGFRLLRLHGHEVSADVFEQFKRGDVFSTFMGQSTEAVTGMFNLYRASELIFPGEKILEDAKSHAVKFLRRKREANELLDKWIRTKDLPGEVGYALDVPWYASLPRVETRFYIDQYGGENDVWIGKTLYRMGYVNNNVYLELAKLDYNNCQALHLSEWDNFQRWYCESKLVDFGTSGKTLLYSYFTAAASIYEPERARERLAWAKTSVLVDAIASYLEGEGTSRERRRGFVREFQQFSKKQKHINGSRSSIPSKGGQGLITALLGTLDQLSLEVLVARGKDIGHALRTAWEKWLVGYEEEGDKYKGVVELLVQMIALGSGNSSFSDGRSSHPQYRHLCNLTNTICRHLAHRQTQKACENEDLPIQMAMQELVQLVLQDSAHRLDRDVKDAFFSVTRSFYYTAHCDPATIKSHIAKVLYERVN is encoded by the exons ATGTTGGGGTCGATGACCGATGGAGAAATAAGTATATCGGCCTATGATACGGCCTGGGTTGCTCTTGTAGAGGACGTCAGCGGGAGCGGTAGCCCTCAGTTCCCTGAAGCTCTACGGTGGATCGTGGACAATCAGCTTCCCGACGGTTCTTGGGGCGACGATCTCATCTTCTCCCCTCATGATCGAATCATCAACACCTTGGCTTGTGTCGTGGCTCTGAAGTACTGGAAGATTCATCCTGACAAATGCGAAAAAG GAATGACGTTCTTCAGAGACAACATATCTAAACTTGGAGAGGAGGACTCCGAGCACATGCCCATCGGGTTCGAAGTTGCTTTTCCTTCGCTTATCGAGACCGCTCGGAAATTGGAGATCAAGATATGTGACGACTCTCCCGTCTTGCAAGAGATATACGCGAAGAGGAATCTGAAGCTCAACAA gataccAAAGGACATAATGCACCAAGTGCCCACAACTCTACTCCATAGCTTGGAGGGGATGGAGGGCTTAAATTGGGAAAAGCTTCTGAAACTGCAGAGCGCAGATGGATCGTTCTTgttctctccctcctccactGCATTTGCACTCATGCAAACCAAGGATGCTAATTGCTTGGATTATTTAAGCAGAGCTGTCCAAAGATTTAACGGAGGAG TTCCAAATGTGTATCCGGTTGACTTGTTCGAACATCTGTGGGCCGTTGACCGCTTGCAGCGACTCGGAGTCTCTAGGTACTTCAAGGATGAGATCAAAGGATGCATGAGCTACGTtcaaag atattggaGTGAAAAAGGGATCTGCTGGGCGAGAAATTCAAGAATCAGTGATATTGACGACACTGCCATGGGATTCAGGCTCTTGAGACTCCATGGCCACGAAGTGTCTGCTG ACGTGTTTGAACAATTTAAGCGCGGGGATGTGTTCTCAACCTTCATGGGGCAGTCGACGGAGGCAGTCACTGGAATGTTCAACCTCTATAGGGCCTCCGAGTTGATCTTTCCAGGCGAGAAAATCCTCGAGGATGCGAAAAGCCATGCAGTGAAGTTTCTGAGACGGAAACGAGAAGCTAACGAGCTACTTGATAAGTGGATCAGAACCAAGGACTTACCTGGCGAG gTCGGGTACGCTCTGGATGTTCCATGGTATGCAAGCTTACCTCGTGTGGAGACAAGATTTTACATAGACCAGTATGGCGGCGAAAACGACGTTTGGATTGGCAAGACTCTCTACAg GATGGGGTACGTTAACAACAATGTCTATCTCGAGCTCGCAAAGCTGGATTACAACAATTGCCAAGCCTTGCACCTCTCGGAATGGGACAATTTTCAGAG GTGGTATTGCGAGAGCAAACTTGTGGACTTCGGGACAAGTGGGAAGACTCTCCTTTATTCTTACTTTACGGCAGCAGCAAGCATTTACGAACCGGAACGGGCGAGAGAGAGACTCGCGTGGGCCAAAACGAGTGTGTTGGTGGATGCGATCGCGTCGTACTTGGAGGGAGAGGGAACCTCTCGTGAGCGAAGAAGAGGCTTCGTTCGTGAGTTCCAGCAATTCTCCAAGAAACAGAAGCACATAAACGGAAG CAGGAGCTCCATTCCCAGCAAGGGAGGACAAGGGCTCATTACAGCTCTGCTTGGAACCCTAGACCAACTTTCATTGGAAGTCTTGGTGGCTCGTGGTAAAGACATTGGCCATGCTCTGCGTACTGCG TGGGAAAAGTGGCTGGTGGGATATGAAGAGGAAGGAGATAAGTACAAAGGAGTGGTTGAACTCCTCGTGCAGATGATAGCTCTCGGCTCTGGCAACAGTTCCTTCTCGGACGGCCGCTCGTCTCATCCTCAATACCGCCATCTCTGCAATCTCACCAACACGATCTGCCGTCACTTGGCTCATCGCCAAACCCAAAAGGCATGCGAAAACGAGGACCTCCCAATACAAATGGCCATGCAAGAGCTGGTGCAGCTGGTGCTCCAGGATTCGGCACACAGGCTCGACAGAGACGTGAAGGACGCGTTCTTCTCGGTCACGAGGAGCTTCTACTACACCGCCCACTGCGATCCCGCGACAATCAAGTCCCACATTGCCAAAGTGCTCTACGAGAGAGTGAACTGA